The Raphanus sativus cultivar WK10039 chromosome 2, ASM80110v3, whole genome shotgun sequence DNA segment TAATTTTACATCACAAAAATCGATTCAAAACCTTCTTACAATTGTAACATCCTTGTGGGTGACAtaataattactttaaaaaacAGCAacaaattcttattttttattatctgaTTTTTCCGTTAATCACGaaagaaaatatacttttggAATATAAAATCGGGGAATGAAATTTAATCCCTAGAAACAAAGCTAACAAAGAATCTTTTTTGGAAACTAAGAttacaaaccaaactaaaagcCATAACTGATTTTAGtcccaaataaaaataaacatgtttGAAAGAAAGGAATTTTGAACATGAAACACAATCAATTAAACAAATTTACAAACAGAAAATAAAGACTTATCAAAAATGTTTCCGGCCAACAATCAATAAGTTTTCCTTCTGAAACCCTATATTTTGATTTCAAAGAATCGGAGCTTCACATTCCAGCAAGACAATGGCACAAGGTCTTCCAAAAGCAGGGAGTCTGCAATATGATTGCATACATAGGATGAAGCTTGAGAAAATATCACACCCATATACAAAAAGGTGCCATTAATGAGGAAATAATAGTGCAAGCAACAGCCTACATGGTATGGAGGGAAAGGAATGCAAGACGTCATGGGGAGCCACGAAGACCATCAAACTGTCTGATCCAAGAACTTGATAAACAGAGGATACGAAGGAAGTATGCAGATATGTCTTGCCACAAGGTGatagaaaaaaattgatttttcttGTTCTGAATTAAGTTAAACAACTATGTTGTACAAAgcagtttattttcttttaaattaatttaacattcattcaaaaagaGCAAATAATCAAATCCGGATGACATCAAATACAAGTATAACGCAGATGGGACGTTGGAGAGACCCAAAAATCGCGATTTCGAGGCGTTGGGTAACAAGCATGTTAAAGGAAGATATATTAAGGAAACATTTGCTCTTGTTGTCAAAATGACAACAATTCCGTGTTTATTAAGAGTAGTATCAGGGAAATACTGGATTGTGCATCAGATGGATGTACACAATGCAAGATCTTAGAGAAGATGTCTATATGAAGCTTCTGCATGGTTTTTAACACTCAGATCTGAAAAAAGTATGTAGATTGCATAAGGCGATATACATGTTATGACATGCACCTAGGTGCTGGTTCGCCAAGCTAATAGATGTACTTAATTTTTGTTTCCAGGATTCGTATGCAGACTACTCGTTTTTTGTCTACTTCATAGGAAACATGGAACTCATGGTACTCATCTGTGGATGACTCGATCATATGTTGGAATGACATGGATTTTTTACCAAGTTTAAAGATCACTTGCGAAGATGCTTTCATATGAAAGACTTaggaaaactaaaatatttcatGGGTATAGAGTTTGAACCTGGAGAGGAAGGTTTCATGCTTACGCAGTGTAAATATACATTGTATTTGGTTTCAGACATTAGTCTACTTGGTTTGAAGCCGGTTGCTACTCCTATGGAACTGCATCACTAGTTAGAAATGGATTTGAGTAATTTCTTGCGCGATGCTGAGAAATACAGAAGGTTGGTTGGTCACTTGATCTACTTGTTATGCGATAAAACATATCTTTTCGGTGCATATCTTATCACAATTTATGCAAACACCATGAGAGGTGCAATGTGCAGCTTCTTTAAGGGTTGTGAAGTATCTGAAAGGAACGGCTGGATAATGTATAATGTTGGGATCTCAAGGTGATATAAGCTTATCAGTCTACTACAAAAGAAACTGGTCAATGTTTCCTACTACTAGAAGGTCGCTGAGTGCGTATGTGGTATTGATGATTTGCCGGTTTCTTGGAAGACCAAGAAGTAAGGAGTTGTATCTCACTCATCAGCAGTGTCTGAATACAAGTCTAAGGCGCTAGTAACAAGAGCGATAAAGTGGCTTCGCATACTGTTACATGACTTGGGATCTAAGCAAACGAAATCGGTAAAATTGTTTTGCGATACAATAGCTGTTAATCCGGTATTTCATGAATGGATTAATCAAATAGAATCTGATTGCCATTATAAGGGATCCGATTTAAGGACTGCTGGAGACTTTTCATCTGGCCACACCATGTCCTTTATTAACAACAAAATCTACCTATCTACTTGAACCGGATTTTAATCTCTAGTTTTTGGAAGCATGCAAATGAATGATTACATTTTAGTATATGTTACCAAATGTGTTCATCTTTGGTTAACCATCTATATCTGAGGCTGAGTTTAGAATTTACATCCGAAGATTGACATCCAGCGACCTGCGCATACTTTTGCCCAAGATGTATTGGCTGCTCTACATTCAATTTTATTTGCTTACTTGcaactttaaatattttcattgcCATGGTTTATGCGTATTGTTGGAGAATGTcgaataaaatttacaataataCTCAATACTAGTATGTAAAGAGCCGAGtataaatgttattaaattCGTATGCAGTAGCCAATTATGATTAGATTTGATATGTAATTCAAACCCTTTTTCTCGGGTGAACCATTCAACCACACTCGAACACAACTACAATATAaactcaataaattaataatgttgagacgttaaaattttattagtttacagagatattaatttacaaagtttgtttatttaaatttttattttaagatatatttattttaagataaaaatatttgattttagtaTATAGACATTAATTGTtagtttttgaaatttgatatttatattaaatttattatattattttgtgtatataatatatatttcatagaacttaaatgtggttttagatataatattactaaatcacatcaaaaatatattaagtgttaaaaatataaaaataattctcAATAATTCCATAgtgaatataaaacaaacaatataataataggttcttacttatataaaatatgtatacatataaattattaatttataatttaatgtaactatatatttatacagaattttctaaaaaaatattatcatattattttatcgataTGAGTCAAACTTTGAATCGGTTCAAAGTGAGACcagtaaaatttattaatttatatagattattattttatagaggtTCTATTGTATTTACAATTATTCTAATTATCTActggatatttttaatttttataatgtaTGTCATGTCATCTCTCTATCTGGTCGTTCTTTATCTAAAGGCTAATCACCTATTTTAGGAAAGTCATTACTTTTAAGCTAAATATAGGATTAACATAAGCTAATCAACTTGAAATATGTCTATTTGATTTAATTGATTATCAACACAATCacacagaaaaaaaacacaatcacACAGATTATCCATAGGACCATAGAGTAAGCATGTGCTATGTAAGAGGAAAATagtcaaaatattttcttaaacttgGCTATTCAATAAACTTGAAAGTACTGGACAATCGTATATATATCGTATTcgtatgtaataaaaattaaaagagcaAGCGAACCCCatttgattttcttattttggTAACAGGTGTGGTGAACCCCATTTGATTAAATGGGATAATTTAATACTATTACATCGTAAAAAGCTGCGTCCCCACATATTCTATTGATTTTAAATAGTCGTTTTACTAAAAATCTGCATCTGCACTTCTGATTCTATATATTGGTGTTAGACCCTCTTCTCCATTCTTCACTTCACTCCAACGTAAAAACTTGCTACTTCGATTTTTCTCttcataatttatttaacttctCTTAATTTGCTATTAAGGTTTTTAAAGGGGGAGAAAGGTAAAGAGAAAAAGATGATGCAGACACCGTCCAATACTTCAACGCCGGGGCAATACTGTCATTCTTGTGGAGTGTTCCACCACCATAGCCAAAGCTGTTGCTACAACAACAACTCAAACACCGGCTCTTCCTCGATGGTGTTTTCCATGCAAAATGGCGGCGTTTTTGAGCAGAACAGCGAGGATTATTACTCTTCCTCCGTCGTTGATTGTACCCTCTCTCTTGGAACTCCTTCCACACGTCTTTGCGAGGAGGATAAGAATCGCAGACGCTCTACCTCCTCCGCTGCTTCCTCTTGCATCTCCAACTTCTTGGACTTGCTTCACACTAAAAACAACAACTCCAAAACGATGCCGTGTAGTAACGTCCCTTCTTTTTCCACTGCTAATTCCATGAAGCCAACACGCGGTTGCTCCGGCGGTGGCGACTCTCTCCTCTCTAGACGGTGTGCCAACTGTGACACCACTTCGACTCCACTATGGAGAAATGGTCCTCGAGGCCCTAAGGTAATTAAACTATATGTTTATCATAGAAAAATTCGATCtaatcaataaataaaacaataattgCAAAAAGGAAGACATTTCATCcctttttaaattatgttttcttctctttagCCGATATTCTACTAAAATACCATTAAATGGTATGATTTGATAGTTATATAAGATTATAAGGTGATTAACTTCCA contains these protein-coding regions:
- the LOC108840872 gene encoding GATA transcription factor 18: MMQTPSNTSTPGQYCHSCGVFHHHSQSCCYNNNSNTGSSSMVFSMQNGGVFEQNSEDYYSSSVVDCTLSLGTPSTRLCEEDKNRRRSTSSAASSCISNFLDLLHTKNNNSKTMPCSNVPSFSTANSMKPTRGCSGGGDSLLSRRCANCDTTSTPLWRNGPRGPKSLCNACGIRFKKEERRTTEASGNAIVRAAPVATDQYVHHNAVYNSYNIATGNSNNGNSWAYHTTPRVPCNYPANEIRFMDDYGGAIGNNGDPAGGHGSVPFLSWINVADRASLVHDFTR